From the genome of Bacillus sp. Bos-x628:
TTACTGTGTATATCGTATTTGACTTTGAAACTACTGGACTAAACGCTAATGAGGAACAAATCATTGAAATTGCTTCTGCAAAACTTGACGAGAATCTTAACCCGATTGACACTTTCCACACTATGGTTGCACTAAACGAGGGACGAATCCTGCCACAGTTTATTCGTCAGCTAACAGGTATCACAGCCGAAGATTTAGAGGACGGAATGCCTGAGGATGAAGCACTTGAAAAATTGAAAAAATTTATCGGTGACAGTGTAGTTGTCGCACAATTTGCTTCTTTTGATCTAGCATTCTTGGCCAAGGTAATGAAGCCAGAGAAGTTCATTTGCACCCGATCTATGGCACGTATGTTACGTCCAGAGGAATACGCCAGCTTAAAGAATCTTATTGAGATTTATGGGGTTACTAACCTAGACCCGCACAGGGCTTATGCGGATGTTGAGGCTACCATTCAAGTATTTAAGCACCAGAAGGCTGAATGCGAAGAACGAGGAATCGAGTATATGAATGTTTTGATCGACAGCAACGAACGTCCACTAAACTATGTACCTGATAACGCCATTGTTCATTACATGGAGTTTGA
Proteins encoded in this window:
- a CDS encoding 3'-5' exonuclease; its protein translation is MYIVFDFETTGLNANEEQIIEIASAKLDENLNPIDTFHTMVALNEGRILPQFIRQLTGITAEDLEDGMPEDEALEKLKKFIGDSVVVAQFASFDLAFLAKVMKPEKFICTRSMARMLRPEEYASLKNLIEIYGVTNLDPHRAYADVEATIQVFKHQKAECEERGIEYMNVLIDSNERPLNYVPDNAIVHYMEFDKK